In Melospiza melodia melodia isolate bMelMel2 chromosome 30, bMelMel2.pri, whole genome shotgun sequence, a single window of DNA contains:
- the CWC25 gene encoding pre-mRNA-splicing factor CWC25 homolog: MGGGDLNLKKSWHPQTLRNVEKVWKAEQKHEAERRKIEELQRELQEERAREEMQRYAEDMGTVRKREEKLEWMYQGPGGMVNRDEYLLGRPVDKFILDKVGDKDSTGDTGLLPGSIFARAGASSVLDMATKIREDPLFMIRKREEEKKREVLNNPVKMKKIKALLQNSLDKKERKKKKEKKKKHKKHRRHSSSVSSSSSEEERPRNKSQKRVDSSSWKAAPSKIPGYGLQVRDPEAGPRPRERSRSPSRSPQSHSSRRNPQRSSASPSRHSKQHSSREEKGRARSPSPKKSFRRQHPPGYTRKISPEELERKRQEMMENAKWREEERANNLRKHRKEEELEKELEKLDSRDGKFFHRLKLESASTSSLEDRVKRNIHSLQRTPAALEKNFMQR; the protein is encoded by the exons ATGGGGGGGGGAGACCTG AACCTGAAAAAGAGCTGGCACCCACAGACACTGCGCAATGTGGAGAAGGTGTGGAAGGCAGAGCAGAAGCATGAGGCTGAGAGGAGGAAGATCGAGGAGCTGCagcgggagctgcaggaggagcggGCACGGGAGGAGATGCAGCGCTATGCTGAGGACATGGGCACCGTGCg GAAGCGTGAGGAGAAGCTGGAGTGGATGTACCAGGGCCCCGGGGGGATGGTGAACAGGGACGAGTACCTGCTGGGTCGCCCTGTGGACAAGTTCATCCTGGACAAGGTTGGGGACaaggacagcactggggacacggggctgcTGCCCGGCTCCATCTTCGCCAGGGCAGGGGCCAGCTCCGTGCTGGACATGGCCACCAAGATCCGTGAGGACCCCCTCTTCATGATCAG gaagagggaggaggaaaagaaaagagaagttttAAACAACCCGgtgaaaatgaagaaaatcaAAGCCTTG CTGCAGAACAGTTTGGATAaaaaggagaggaagaagaagaaggagaagaagaagaagcacaaGAAGCACCGGCGGCACAGCTCCAGCgtgtccagctccagctctgaggaGGAGAGGCCCAGAAATAA GTCTCAGAAGAGGGTGGATAGTTCCTCCTGGAAGGCTGCTCCTTCCAAAATCCCGGGTTATGGCTTACAG GTGAGGGACCCCGAGGCGGGGCCGCGCCCCCGGGAGCGCTCCCGGAGCCCATCCCGCTCTCCCCAGAGCCATTCCAGCAGGAGGAACCCCCagaggagctcagcatccccctcCAGGCACAGCAAACA GCACAGCAGCCGTGAGGAgaagggcagagccaggagcccttCCCCCAAAAAGAGCTTCCGGCGCCAGCACCCCCCGGGCTACACCAG AAAGATCTCTCCTGAGGAGCTGGAGCGAAAACGTCAGGAAATGATGGAAAATGCCAAGTGGAGGGAAGAGGAGAGAGCCAACAACCTCAGGAAGCACCGcaaggaggaggagctggagaaggagctggagaAACTCGACTCCAGGGATGGGAAATTCTTCCA CCGTTTGAAGCTGGAGAGTGCCTCCACCTCCAGCCTGGAGGATCGGGTCAAGCGCAACATCCACTCCCTGCAGAGGACTCCTGCTGCCCTGGAAAAGAACTTTATGCAGAGGTGA
- the PIP4K2B gene encoding phosphatidylinositol 5-phosphate 4-kinase type-2 beta — protein sequence MAANCAGAAGTAAGAVAAVGSALSASKTKTKKKHFVCQKVKLFRASEPLLSVLMWGANHTINELSNVPVPVMLMPDDFKAYSKIKVDNHLFNKENLPSRFKFKEYCPLVFRNLRERFGIDDQDYQNSVTRSAPVNSDSQGRCGARFLTTYDRRFVIKAVSSEDVAEMHNILKKYHQFIVECHGNTLLPQFLGMYRLTVDGVETYMVVTRNVFSHRLTVHRKYDLKGSTVSREASDKEKAKDLPTFKDNDFLNEGQKLHVGEDSKKNFLEKLKRDVEFLAQLKIMDYSLLVGIHDVDRAEQEEMEVEERAEDEECENDGLGGNPISSYGTPPDSPGNLLNYPRFFGPGEFDPSVDVYAMKSHDSAPRKEVYFMAIIDILTPYDTKKKAAHAAKTVKHGAGAEISTVNPEQYSKRFNEFISSILT from the exons ATGGCCGCGAACTGCGCGGGGGCCGCGGGGACGGCGGCGGGAGCCGTCGCCGCCGTGGGCTCGGCCCTGAGCGCCAGCAAGACTAAGACCAAGAAGAAACACTTCGTGTGCCAGAAGGTGAAGCTGTTCCGGGCCTCGGAGCCGCTGCTCAGCGTCCTTATGTGGGGGGCGAACCACACG atCAATGAGCTCAGCAATGTTCCCGTCCCCGTCATGCTAATGCCCGATGACTTTAAAGCCTACAGTAAGATTAAGGTGGACAATCATCTATTCAACAA GGAGAACCTGCCCAGCCGCTTCAAATTCAAGGAGTATTGTCCCCTGGTGTTCCGGAACCTCCGGGAGAGATTTGGGATCGATGACCAGGACTACCAG AACTCGGTGACACGCAGCGCTCCAGTGAACAGCGACAGCCAGGGCCGCTGTGGCGCGCGCTTCCTCACCACCTACGACAGGAGGTTCGTCATCAAGGCCGTGTCCAGCGAGGACGTGGCAGAGATGCACAACATCCTCAAGAAGTACCACCAG ttCATTGTGGAGTGCCATGGGAACACACTGCTGCCCCAGTTCCTGGGCATGTACCGGCTCACCGTGGACGGCGTGGAGACCTACATGGTGGTCACCAGAAACGTCTTCAGCCACAGGCTGACTGTGCACAGGAAGTACGACCTGAAG ggTTCAACAGTATCCAGGGAAGCAAGTGATAAAGAGAAG GCCAAGGACCTCCCGACCTTCAAGGACAACGACTTCTTGAATGAGGGTCAGAAGCTGCATGTTGGAGAAGACAGTAAAAAGAACTTCCTTGAGAAGCTGAAGCGGGATGTGGAG TTTTTAGCCCAGCTGAAGATCATGGATTACAGCCTGCTGGTGGGCATCCACGATGTGGACCGGGCCGAacaggaggagatggaggtggaggAGCGGGCAGAGGATGAGGAGTGTGAGAATGATGGGCTGGGGGGGAACCCCATCTCCTCCTATGGGACCCCCCCCGACAGCCCCGGCAACCTCCTCAACTACCCCCGGTTCTTCGGGCCCGGGGAGTTCGACCCCTCCGTGGATGTGTATGCCATGAAGAGCCACGACA gtgcccccaggaaGGAGGTTTATTTCATGGCCATCATCGACATCCTCACACCCTACGACACCAAGAAGAAAGCTGCACACGCTGCCAAGACAGTGAAACATGGG GCCGGGGCAGAGATCTCCACGGTGAATCCGGAGCAGTACTCAAAGCGCTTCAACGAGTTCATCTCCAGCATCCTGACATAG
- the PSMB3 gene encoding proteasome subunit beta type-3, which yields MSIMSYNGGAVMAMRGRGCVAIAADRRFGVQAQTVTTDFQKIFPMGQRLYIGLAGLATDVQTVAQRLKFRLNLYELKEGRQIKPQTFMSMVSNLLYERRFGPYYTEPVIAGLDPLSHEPFICSLDLIGCPMVTDDFVVSGTCSEQMYGMCESLWEPDMEPEHLFETISQAMLNAVDRDAISGMGVVVHVIEKDKITTRTLKARMD from the exons ATG TCGATCATGTCGTACAACGGCGGGGCCGTGATGGCcatgcggggccggggctgcgtgGCCATCGCCGCGGACCGGCGCTTCGGCGTGCAGGCGCAGACCGTAACCACCGACTTCCAGAAGATTTTCCCCATGGGCCAGAGGCTCTACATCGGCCTGGCCGGGCTGGCCACGGACGTGCAGACCGT GGCCCAGAGGCTGAAGTTTAGGCTGAACCTCTACGAGCTGAAGGAGGGGAGGCAGATCAAGCCCCAGACCTTCATGAGCATGGTGTCCAACCTACTCTACGAGAGGAG gttTGGTCCCTACTACACGGAGCCGGTGATCGCGGGGCTGGACCCGCTCAGCCACGAGCCCTTCATCTGCTCCCTGGACCTCATCGGCTGCCCCATGGTCACTGATGACTTCGTGGTCAGTGGCACCTGCTCCGAGCAGATGTATGGGATGTGCGAGTCCCTGTGGGAACCCGACATG gagcccgagCACCTCTTCGAGACCATCTCGCAGGCCATGCTCAACGCCGTGGACAGAGACGCCATCTCTGGGATGGGTGTGGTGGTGCACGTCAT AGAGAAAGACAAGATCACCACCAGGACCCTGAAAGCTCGCATGGAttag